In one Elusimicrobiota bacterium genomic region, the following are encoded:
- a CDS encoding FIST N-terminal domain-containing protein: MSIEFGVGISSLAEVFAAGQEAANQMVSQLGTQLPDLILVFSSIRFANPRLLKGIRSVAGHAPLIGCTDAGGISAGGVQRHGVTVIGLAAKGAQFFTGVGRNLSRDPVAAGEHLARDLFKQTLEKPVALLTFPDGLAPDGAAILMGFQKVFGPDLPVVGGNAADDFYFQKTFQYFDNEVLTDSAPAALFCGDILVGVGVRHGWAPLGRPRRVTRSAGHVIYQLDKRPAVSIYEDYLGLKRESLEEPLAHTAIIYPLGTAVAGREEYLLREAVRVGHDGSLICTGSLPVGCQVRLMIGGYASVLEAAQQATLSAVETIGRERLKGALTFCNVARQKMLGSECQDEISIIQDAMGGECARLGGFYTYGELAPLPLHRGRHKFQNTFHNESVVVMALG, translated from the coding sequence ATGTCTATTGAATTCGGCGTCGGCATCAGCTCTCTCGCAGAGGTTTTTGCGGCCGGACAGGAAGCCGCCAACCAGATGGTTTCACAACTGGGGACTCAGCTTCCGGATCTCATCCTCGTTTTCTCCTCGATCCGTTTTGCAAATCCCCGTCTGCTCAAAGGGATTCGCTCGGTCGCCGGCCACGCGCCGCTCATTGGGTGCACCGACGCAGGCGGTATTTCTGCCGGAGGGGTTCAGCGGCACGGTGTCACGGTCATCGGACTGGCGGCCAAAGGGGCTCAATTTTTCACCGGAGTTGGACGCAATCTTTCCCGTGACCCGGTGGCTGCCGGGGAACACCTGGCGCGTGATCTCTTCAAGCAGACGCTCGAAAAACCGGTTGCGCTGCTGACCTTCCCGGATGGCCTTGCCCCGGACGGTGCGGCTATCCTCATGGGTTTCCAGAAAGTTTTTGGACCGGATCTCCCGGTAGTCGGCGGAAATGCGGCCGATGACTTTTATTTTCAGAAGACGTTCCAGTATTTTGATAACGAAGTCCTTACAGACAGCGCACCTGCCGCCTTGTTCTGCGGGGATATTTTGGTGGGGGTCGGGGTTCGACACGGCTGGGCCCCTCTGGGGCGGCCTCGGCGGGTGACGCGCTCGGCCGGTCATGTCATCTATCAGTTGGACAAACGCCCTGCGGTGTCTATCTACGAGGATTACCTGGGCTTGAAACGCGAGTCCCTCGAAGAACCTTTAGCTCATACGGCCATTATTTACCCATTGGGAACCGCTGTGGCGGGCCGGGAGGAGTATCTCCTGCGCGAGGCGGTTCGCGTGGGCCATGACGGTTCACTGATCTGCACTGGGTCCCTCCCTGTGGGGTGCCAGGTACGATTGATGATTGGGGGATATGCGTCGGTCTTGGAGGCGGCCCAGCAGGCGACTCTGTCCGCGGTCGAAACGATTGGCCGCGAGCGACTCAAGGGCGCACTGACGTTTTGCAACGTGGCTCGGCAAAAGATGCTGGGAAGCGAATGCCAGGATGAAATCAGTATCATTCAAGACGCGATGGGCGGTGAGTGCGCCCGCCTGGGGGGATTTTATACCTATGGCGAGCTCGCCCCGTTGCCGTTGCATCGTGGCCGGCATAAATTTCAGAATACGTTTCACAACGAATCGGTTGTGGTCATGGCGCTGGGGTGA
- a CDS encoding response regulator → MEVKDKSLPDLNNPVLWVVEDDISTQRMIAAHLKQHGFRPILFDSAEKAYAALRSQTLPALIILDMLLPGMSGVDLIRLIKKDKAWQQIPVVVVTVLSRNDAPSGAEESNSTYWVNKPFDANNLIQTIQKILASVGSS, encoded by the coding sequence ATGGAGGTAAAAGACAAAAGCCTTCCGGATTTGAACAACCCTGTCCTCTGGGTGGTCGAAGATGACATCTCAACCCAGCGGATGATCGCTGCGCATCTGAAACAACACGGATTCCGGCCGATCCTTTTTGATTCGGCAGAAAAAGCCTACGCGGCGTTGCGATCACAGACGTTGCCAGCGCTCATTATTTTGGATATGCTCTTACCCGGAATGAGCGGGGTCGATCTGATCCGGCTGATCAAGAAAGATAAGGCGTGGCAGCAAATCCCGGTGGTGGTCGTAACGGTGTTATCCCGTAACGACGCCCCGAGCGGTGCCGAAGAATCCAATTCGACCTATTGGGTCAATAAGCCGTTTGACGCAAACAATTTGATTCAGACGATCCAGAAGATTCTGGCTTCAGTGGGGTCCTCGTAA
- a CDS encoding response regulator — MAHKILVVDDEVNILTILKDSLEFSGFFVVTAQDGMEALDMVEKENPELLVLDVGMPKLDGWEVCRRLKGDPKTKDIPIIILTAYAQSSDQRKGLQLGADSFIAKPCDFTYLVEQINALLANRKAKP, encoded by the coding sequence ATGGCACATAAGATTCTGGTGGTTGATGACGAAGTCAATATCCTGACGATCCTGAAGGACAGCCTGGAATTCAGCGGTTTCTTCGTCGTAACCGCACAGGACGGGATGGAAGCGCTCGACATGGTCGAGAAGGAAAATCCGGAACTGCTGGTGCTGGATGTTGGAATGCCGAAGCTCGATGGATGGGAAGTTTGCCGGCGACTGAAAGGCGATCCGAAAACGAAAGACATCCCGATCATTATTTTAACAGCGTATGCACAGTCGTCTGATCAGCGGAAAGGCCTGCAACTCGGGGCGGACAGCTTTATTGCCAAACCTTGCGATTTTACCTACCTCGTCGAGCAGATCAATGCCCTGCTCGCCAACAGAAAAGCAAAACCTTAA
- a CDS encoding response regulator transcription factor, producing MNPTVLIVEDDPEVRSLVEYTLAKEKFKVHSAENGKQALQMLDTLMPDVITLDLMLPDIHGLECCKKLRADPRFQSVSILMLTALDSLDDIVKGFETGADDYLVKPFQLPELVARIKALLRRRHVSRSERMVASAGSTTVDLAHHRVIINGQAMDNLTYKEMELLFILLRRSPKVVKRTYLLQRLWGRQDSRALDVHILHLRQKLGTKACEQILTVPGQGYKFVPGLFSQETIPPPPAAPPPADTASAA from the coding sequence ATGAATCCAACAGTTTTAATAGTAGAAGACGACCCGGAAGTTCGCAGCCTCGTCGAATACACGCTGGCCAAGGAAAAATTTAAAGTTCACAGCGCGGAAAACGGCAAACAGGCGCTGCAGATGCTGGACACCTTGATGCCGGATGTTATCACGCTGGATCTGATGCTTCCGGATATTCACGGTCTGGAATGCTGTAAGAAGCTGCGAGCGGATCCCCGTTTTCAGTCGGTTTCGATTCTGATGCTCACCGCTCTCGACAGCCTGGATGATATTGTGAAGGGTTTTGAAACCGGTGCGGATGACTATTTAGTCAAACCGTTTCAGCTTCCCGAGCTCGTGGCGCGTATTAAAGCGCTCCTGCGCCGCCGTCATGTCAGCCGATCGGAGCGGATGGTGGCTTCAGCCGGCAGCACAACGGTTGATTTGGCCCATCATCGCGTCATTATTAACGGCCAGGCAATGGACAACTTGACCTATAAGGAAATGGAGCTTTTGTTCATCCTTTTACGCCGCAGCCCGAAGGTTGTGAAGCGCACCTATCTGCTGCAGAGGCTGTGGGGACGCCAGGATTCGCGCGCCCTGGATGTTCACATTTTGCATCTCCGGCAGAAACTGGGAACCAAGGCTTGTGAACAAATCTTGACCGTTCCGGGTCAAGGCTATAAGTTTGTGCCGGGACTTTTCTCGCAGGAAACGATTCCCCCTCCGCCTGCCGCACCACCGCCGGCGGATACCGCTTCCGCTGCTTAA
- the nadC gene encoding carboxylating nicotinate-nucleotide diphosphorylase codes for MNWKNREILKLIQLGLHEDDARNDVTTNTLIAPARKVRAEICAKQHGVVAGLPLAQLFFQSLDPSIRFSTSLSDGATIHPGSVMAVVQGNARTVLSAERPALNALQHLSGIATFTAQQVKRLGASSKTKLFDTRKTLPGWRLLEKYAVRCGGGMNHRMSLGDAVLVKDNHLKICRLSGDDGGSRLLELRQQRPDLHIQVEIQTTQDLQEALVLKPHKVLLDNLSIPKLKTMIRRLRAAIPNVEIELSGGIKPRQLPALAKLGVERISMGCLTHSAPSFNCSLDITHVYPR; via the coding sequence ATGAATTGGAAAAACCGTGAAATTCTTAAACTCATTCAGCTGGGTCTGCATGAAGATGACGCCCGGAATGATGTTACGACCAACACCCTGATTGCGCCGGCCCGGAAGGTTCGAGCGGAAATCTGTGCGAAACAACACGGTGTTGTCGCGGGGTTGCCTCTGGCGCAGTTGTTTTTCCAGTCTCTTGATCCGAGCATCCGATTTTCAACCTCCCTTTCCGATGGCGCAACGATTCATCCCGGCAGCGTCATGGCGGTTGTTCAGGGCAACGCGCGCACCGTGCTTTCCGCGGAGCGTCCCGCGCTGAACGCGCTTCAGCATTTGTCAGGCATTGCGACGTTTACGGCTCAGCAAGTTAAACGCCTCGGGGCTTCCTCTAAAACAAAACTGTTTGATACGCGCAAAACGCTCCCGGGCTGGCGCCTTCTGGAAAAATATGCGGTTCGCTGCGGCGGGGGCATGAATCACCGGATGTCTCTGGGCGATGCCGTTCTGGTGAAAGACAACCATTTAAAGATTTGCCGGCTCTCCGGAGATGACGGAGGCAGCCGCTTGCTGGAGCTTCGCCAACAACGGCCCGACCTGCATATTCAAGTCGAGATCCAGACGACCCAGGACCTTCAGGAAGCCCTCGTGTTGAAACCTCACAAAGTGCTCCTGGATAACCTTTCAATCCCAAAACTGAAGACCATGATCCGTCGTTTGAGAGCGGCTATCCCGAATGTTGAGATTGAACTTTCCGGCGGGATCAAGCCCCGGCAGCTTCCAGCTCTGGCGAAACTCGGAGTTGAACGTATCTCCATGGGCTGTCTCACACATTCCGCGCCTTCCTTTAACTGCAGCCTCGACATTACGCATGTCTACCCGCGATAA
- a CDS encoding biotin--[acetyl-CoA-carboxylase] ligase produces MSTRDKLLAAIAKPVGTRLSGEKLAAHLGISRTMVWKHIQILREGGLPIKGSARSDYRINGPIDPTLAQFAKTSRIQPHYFFSTASTQTLAKGGAAAGLPEGNIWIAESQTSGRGRFNRLWSSGYGGLWISLLLRPPVTPVQVPSLTQIAAITLAQVIRRLTRIDARLKWPNDVVCQTPQGWRKLAGFLTEMSAEMDRTHWVIIGMGLNVNNSLPEELKKIGTSLHGLTGRAFQRGAILRAFLSRFLNAYPRWMKEGFEPFRKDYWKLYRDPDERVRLQTSEGLVQGLVRGIDASGALLLQSKKGIKRYFEGELA; encoded by the coding sequence ATGTCTACCCGCGATAAGCTGCTCGCCGCTATCGCCAAACCGGTTGGAACACGATTATCCGGTGAAAAACTCGCTGCCCATCTTGGAATCAGCCGGACGATGGTCTGGAAACACATTCAAATCCTGCGGGAGGGAGGGCTCCCTATTAAAGGAAGCGCACGTTCGGACTATCGCATTAACGGTCCGATCGATCCCACACTGGCGCAGTTTGCGAAAACATCGCGGATTCAACCTCACTACTTCTTTTCGACCGCATCGACACAAACACTCGCCAAAGGCGGGGCGGCCGCTGGTCTGCCGGAAGGGAACATCTGGATCGCTGAAAGCCAAACGTCTGGACGAGGACGATTCAACCGGCTCTGGTCTTCCGGATACGGTGGTCTTTGGATTTCGTTGCTGCTCCGTCCTCCGGTCACACCGGTGCAAGTGCCCTCTTTAACCCAAATCGCCGCCATCACCCTCGCTCAAGTCATTCGCCGCCTCACCCGAATTGACGCCCGGTTAAAATGGCCCAATGATGTAGTCTGTCAAACACCGCAAGGATGGCGAAAACTGGCAGGGTTCCTGACCGAGATGTCTGCTGAAATGGACCGAACGCACTGGGTCATCATCGGGATGGGACTGAATGTGAACAATAGTCTGCCTGAAGAATTAAAGAAGATCGGGACCTCTCTCCATGGATTGACCGGCCGAGCGTTCCAGCGGGGGGCTATCCTGCGGGCCTTCCTTTCTCGTTTTCTGAATGCCTACCCCCGGTGGATGAAGGAGGGTTTTGAGCCTTTCCGGAAGGATTATTGGAAACTGTATCGGGATCCCGACGAAAGAGTCCGTCTTCAAACATCCGAAGGCCTGGTGCAGGGATTGGTCCGCGGCATTGACGCCTCTGGAGCCTTACTTCTACAATCCAAGAAAGGAATCAAACGCTATTTTGAAGGAGAACTGGCCTAA
- a CDS encoding ubiquinone/menaquinone biosynthesis methyltransferase → MALKRPLELRTLSKANRSSAPLGGFPQTVRSIDTIRTVFDRIAPDYDRFNSWASLGLHHQWRRALVRRIPQGVRVLDEATGTGDLALLASAAGHEVFGLDISEAMLTRARQKDEERRIRWVLGSADRLPFSDRSFGCVTSAFALRNLRTQLDAVLRENGRVLKPGGKVLHLDFGRPKSPWSRWGHRLHLRFGIPMIGWWICQDRWPKEYLETTIREFYDPTEMVDQLSRAGFVDVRYTPIMGGIVQLYEGMKR, encoded by the coding sequence ATGGCACTAAAAAGACCCTTGGAGTTGAGGACCTTATCTAAAGCGAACCGCTCCTCCGCCCCTCTTGGCGGTTTTCCCCAGACCGTTCGTTCCATCGACACAATCCGAACAGTGTTTGACCGCATTGCTCCGGATTATGATCGATTCAATTCCTGGGCCAGTCTGGGACTTCATCATCAATGGCGTCGTGCTTTGGTGCGACGTATTCCACAGGGCGTCCGGGTTCTGGATGAGGCGACCGGAACGGGGGATCTAGCGCTGCTTGCCAGCGCGGCGGGTCATGAAGTGTTTGGCCTGGATATTTCCGAGGCGATGCTCACCAGGGCCCGTCAAAAGGATGAGGAACGCCGGATTCGATGGGTTTTAGGATCAGCGGATCGGTTGCCTTTCTCTGACCGTTCGTTTGGCTGTGTCACATCCGCTTTTGCTTTGCGGAACCTGCGAACGCAGCTGGACGCTGTCTTGCGCGAAAACGGTCGAGTACTCAAACCCGGAGGCAAGGTGCTCCATCTCGATTTTGGACGCCCCAAATCGCCTTGGTCACGATGGGGACACCGGTTGCACTTACGTTTCGGCATTCCGATGATCGGATGGTGGATCTGCCAGGATCGCTGGCCGAAAGAGTATCTGGAAACAACGATTCGTGAATTTTACGATCCGACGGAGATGGTCGACCAACTCAGCCGGGCGGGGTTTGTAGACGTGCGGTATACCCCCATCATGGGCGGGATTGTGCAGCTTTACGAAGGGATGAAACGTTGA